A region of Armatimonadota bacterium DNA encodes the following proteins:
- a CDS encoding sugar ABC transporter permease: MSARARQTVVAYLFLLPALALLGIFTVYPVLVGTVLSLFDYDVLSPPRYVGLRQFQRLLADRYFWTALANSARYVLVVPVIQLCSLVLAVAVNRPLRGIRAFRAAYYIPVITSWPVAGIVWTWMYDQQGVVNFVLRALGVLDRPFSWLTHPTLALYAVMFVTLWKGLGWYMVIYLAGLQAVPPEYEEAAHLDGASRSQVFWRITVPLLRPYLLLGCLLSTMAAVKVFEEIYVMTRGGPFYSTYTMFMYIFDTAFEELDMGYAAALALVLAAVLLAFSAVNVRLFRHGGLEGYE, from the coding sequence GTGAGCGCCCGCGCCCGGCAGACGGTCGTCGCGTATCTGTTCCTGCTGCCGGCGCTGGCGCTGCTGGGGATCTTCACCGTGTACCCGGTCCTGGTGGGCACGGTTCTCAGCCTCTTTGACTACGACGTCCTCTCCCCGCCCCGCTACGTGGGGCTGCGCCAGTTCCAGCGCCTGCTGGCCGACCGCTACTTCTGGACCGCCCTGGCCAACTCGGCCCGCTACGTGCTGGTGGTGCCGGTCATCCAGTTGTGCAGCCTGGTGCTGGCGGTGGCGGTCAACCGGCCGCTGCGGGGCATTCGGGCGTTCCGGGCCGCCTACTACATTCCGGTGATCACGTCCTGGCCTGTGGCCGGCATCGTGTGGACGTGGATGTACGACCAGCAGGGCGTGGTCAACTTCGTCCTGCGGGCGCTGGGGGTGCTGGACCGTCCCTTCTCCTGGCTGACCCATCCCACCCTGGCGCTGTACGCCGTCATGTTCGTCACCCTGTGGAAGGGCCTGGGGTGGTACATGGTGATCTACCTGGCCGGCCTGCAGGCGGTCCCGCCCGAGTATGAGGAGGCGGCCCACCTGGACGGGGCGTCCCGCAGCCAGGTGTTCTGGCGCATCACGGTGCCTCTGCTGCGGCCCTACCTGTTGCTGGGCTGCTTGCTGTCCACCATGGCGGCGGTGAAGGTCTTCGAGGAGATCTACGTGATGACCCGGGGCGGTCCGTTCTACAGCACGTACACCATGTTCATGTACATCTTCGACACCGCCTTCGAGGAGCTGGACATGGGCTACGCGGCGGCCCTGGCCCTGGTCCTGGCCGCGGTGCTGCTGGCCTTCTCGGCGGTCAACGTCCGCCTGTTCCGCCACGGCGGGCTGGAGGGATACGAGTGA
- a CDS encoding carbohydrate ABC transporter permease yields the protein MTSSAPRRRPGRLGGALLWYAGLTAVAVLTVFPLAWTLLVSLKPTGPVFAFPPDLGPWPLTGAHYRGVWETLPLPRYTLNTVLIAGLGVGLTLVVCSLAAYPLARMRFPGRTAIFYAILAMLMLPEHVGLIVNFLTMMKLHLVDTYAAVYLPSVASIVGIFLIRQAYLMVPRELEDAARIDGAGELTIWWRIMLPLAAPALATLAIFQFVAFWNSFLWPIIVLKTPDKYPLAAGLLYLRGVFAHNTRYIAAGTVLASVPVIVLFLFTQRYFMRGLTLGAIR from the coding sequence GTGACGTCCTCCGCACCGCGCCGCCGGCCGGGCCGCCTGGGGGGCGCCCTGCTGTGGTACGCGGGGCTGACGGCGGTGGCGGTGCTCACCGTCTTTCCGCTGGCGTGGACGCTGCTGGTGTCCCTCAAGCCGACCGGGCCGGTCTTCGCCTTCCCGCCTGACCTGGGGCCCTGGCCGCTCACCGGGGCGCACTACCGGGGCGTGTGGGAGACCCTGCCGCTGCCCCGGTACACCCTGAACACGGTGCTGATCGCCGGGCTGGGGGTGGGGCTGACGCTGGTGGTATGCTCTCTGGCCGCCTACCCTCTGGCCCGCATGCGCTTCCCCGGGCGCACGGCCATCTTCTACGCCATCCTGGCGATGCTGATGCTGCCCGAGCACGTGGGGCTCATCGTCAACTTCCTCACGATGATGAAACTGCATCTGGTGGACACCTACGCGGCGGTGTACCTGCCCAGCGTGGCCAGCATCGTGGGCATCTTCCTCATCCGCCAGGCCTACCTGATGGTGCCCCGGGAGCTGGAGGACGCCGCCCGCATCGACGGCGCCGGAGAGCTGACCATCTGGTGGCGCATCATGCTGCCGCTGGCGGCGCCGGCGCTGGCCACCCTGGCCATCTTCCAGTTCGTGGCGTTCTGGAACAGTTTCCTGTGGCCCATCATCGTCCTGAAAACTCCCGACAAGTACCCGCTGGCGGCCGGCCTGCTGTACCTGCGGGGGGTGTTCGCCCACAACACCCGCTACATCGCCGCCGGCACCGTCCTGGCCAGCGTCCCGGTGATCGTCCTGTTCCTGTTCACCCAGCGGTACTTCATGCGCGGGCTGACCCTGGGGGCGATCCGGTGA
- a CDS encoding AI-2E family transporter produces MSARTDLVVRTALVVLTVLLVLGVAWLLVQITDILLIVLVAAILAAGLSPVVNRLEAVQWTPRGWRLSRASAILVVFLAVVVLLLGVGAILVTPLVLETREFVANFPARLAELQVRARDLQARYPWLPDMAGPLERLPRELATLGRFFRPAAGVAFRVLGGVASVVTVLFLAFYMLVEGPAIRAGVLALFPRRERAAVADVLDQIGARFGGWLRGQLLLGLVIGAAAWAWTSIVGLPYPVLLGLIAGITELVPMVGPVLGAIPAVFLALFQSPVKVLLVVAGYAVIQQAEANFIVPRVMRRAVGLSPLLTILALVVGGKLLGIAGALLAVPVAAALQVVAGEVGRRVRPAD; encoded by the coding sequence ATGTCCGCCCGCACCGACCTGGTGGTCCGCACGGCGCTGGTGGTCCTCACCGTCCTCCTGGTGCTGGGGGTGGCCTGGCTGCTGGTGCAGATCACCGACATCCTGCTGATCGTCCTGGTGGCCGCCATCCTCGCCGCCGGCCTGTCGCCCGTGGTCAACCGGCTGGAGGCCGTGCAGTGGACCCCGCGGGGGTGGCGCCTGTCCCGCGCGTCGGCGATCCTGGTGGTCTTTCTGGCCGTCGTCGTCCTGCTGCTGGGTGTCGGCGCCATCCTGGTGACGCCCCTGGTCCTGGAGACCCGGGAATTCGTGGCCAACTTCCCGGCCCGGCTGGCGGAGCTGCAGGTGCGCGCGCGGGACCTGCAGGCGCGCTACCCGTGGCTGCCGGATATGGCGGGACCGCTGGAGCGGCTGCCCCGCGAGTTGGCCACCCTGGGGCGGTTCTTCCGGCCGGCCGCCGGCGTGGCGTTCCGCGTCCTGGGCGGGGTGGCGTCGGTGGTCACCGTCCTGTTCCTCGCTTTCTACATGCTGGTGGAGGGGCCGGCCATCCGGGCGGGGGTGCTGGCCCTGTTCCCGCGCCGGGAGCGGGCCGCGGTGGCCGACGTGCTGGATCAGATCGGGGCGCGCTTCGGGGGGTGGCTGCGGGGGCAGCTGCTGCTGGGGTTGGTCATCGGGGCGGCGGCCTGGGCGTGGACCAGCATTGTGGGCCTGCCCTACCCGGTGCTGCTGGGGCTGATCGCCGGCATCACCGAGCTGGTGCCCATGGTCGGCCCCGTCCTGGGCGCCATCCCGGCCGTCTTCCTGGCCCTGTTCCAGTCTCCGGTGAAGGTACTCCTGGTGGTGGCGGGATACGCGGTGATCCAGCAGGCCGAGGCCAACTTCATCGTTCCCCGGGTGATGCGCCGGGCGGTGGGGCTGTCGCCCCTGCTCACCATCCTCGCCCTCGTCGTCGGCGGCAAGCTGCTGGGCATCGCCGGCGCCCTGCTGGCGGTGCCGGTGGCGGCGGCGCTCCAGGTGGTGGCGGGGGAGGTGGGCCGGCGCGTCCGGCCCGCCGACTGA
- a CDS encoding FAD-dependent oxidoreductase — translation MSVSYDVVVIGGGPAGTVAAVAAARNGANVALIERYGVLGGSLTAALVAPMMGFHAGDLQVVRGIPQEIVDRLVALGASPGHVPDPIDFCYTVTPFDYEGLKRVLLEMVVGSGVDLWLHAVLVDAQAQGGRIRQARVWHKGGTDVLEAAVWVDASGDGDLSAAAGAPFEVGRPQDGRPQPMTLMLVLGGVDWEAVMAHLAGHDEDLQHGQGVHERIDPRWLRSLRVRGFAGFRGLVAQARERGEWNIPRDRLLVFEGVRPGEAVVNTTRVVDRIAVRGRDLMAAEVEGRAQAIQVVEFLRRRIPGFAGAYLQQTPAQIGVRESRRVLGDYVLTAEDILSGRKFADAVACGGYPIDLHDPASLRLVAKRLPPGDYYSIPYRCLLPRNLDNALTAGRCISATHEAFAAFRVSAIAMAVGQAAGMAAALAAAAGIPPRRVDPAALRRALQEQGAFLPP, via the coding sequence ATGAGCGTGTCCTACGATGTGGTCGTGATCGGTGGCGGCCCGGCGGGGACGGTGGCGGCGGTAGCCGCGGCGCGCAACGGCGCCAACGTCGCGCTCATCGAGCGCTACGGGGTCCTGGGCGGGTCGCTGACGGCAGCCCTGGTGGCGCCCATGATGGGATTCCACGCCGGAGACCTCCAGGTGGTGCGCGGGATCCCTCAGGAGATCGTGGACCGCCTGGTGGCCCTGGGGGCGTCGCCGGGACACGTCCCCGATCCCATCGACTTCTGCTACACGGTGACCCCCTTTGACTACGAGGGCCTCAAGCGCGTGCTCCTCGAGATGGTGGTGGGCTCGGGCGTGGACCTGTGGCTGCACGCCGTGCTGGTGGACGCGCAGGCGCAGGGGGGCCGGATCCGGCAGGCGCGGGTGTGGCACAAGGGAGGCACGGACGTCCTGGAGGCGGCGGTGTGGGTGGACGCCTCCGGCGATGGCGACCTGAGCGCGGCCGCGGGCGCGCCGTTCGAGGTCGGCCGGCCCCAGGACGGACGGCCCCAGCCCATGACCCTGATGCTGGTTCTGGGCGGCGTGGACTGGGAGGCCGTCATGGCCCACCTGGCCGGCCACGACGAGGACCTGCAGCACGGGCAGGGTGTGCACGAGCGCATCGATCCCCGGTGGCTGCGCTCGCTACGGGTGCGCGGGTTTGCGGGGTTCCGGGGCCTGGTGGCCCAGGCGCGGGAGCGGGGCGAGTGGAACATTCCCCGGGACCGGCTGCTGGTCTTCGAGGGGGTGCGCCCGGGGGAAGCGGTGGTGAACACCACGCGGGTGGTGGACCGCATCGCCGTGCGCGGCCGCGACCTCATGGCGGCGGAGGTGGAAGGGCGCGCCCAGGCCATCCAGGTGGTGGAGTTCCTGCGCCGGCGGATCCCGGGATTTGCCGGCGCCTACCTGCAGCAGACCCCGGCGCAGATCGGGGTGCGGGAGAGCCGCCGGGTGCTGGGCGATTACGTGCTGACGGCCGAGGACATCCTGTCCGGGCGGAAGTTCGCCGACGCGGTGGCCTGCGGCGGCTACCCCATCGACCTGCACGATCCGGCGTCCCTGCGGCTGGTGGCGAAGCGCCTGCCGCCCGGTGACTACTACTCCATCCCGTACCGCTGCCTGCTGCCCCGGAACCTGGACAACGCGCTGACCGCGGGCCGCTGCATCTCCGCCACCCACGAGGCGTTCGCCGCCTTCCGGGTGTCCGCCATCGCCATGGCCGTGGGCCAGGCCGCGGGGATGGCGGCGGCCCTGGCGGCGGCCGCGGGAATCCCTCCCCGGCGGGTGGATCCTGCCGCCCTGCGCCGGGCCCTGCAGGAGCAGGGGGCGTTTCTGCCGCCGTGA
- a CDS encoding BBE domain-containing protein, producing the protein MNIEWARSAWRDMRRFSTGSVYVNFLTEEEDTARIRAAYGESYDRLVDIKTAWDPGNLFRMNKNIPPRPSAPGARGEAAT; encoded by the coding sequence GTGAACATCGAGTGGGCGCGTTCGGCCTGGCGGGACATGCGGCGGTTTTCGACAGGCAGCGTCTACGTGAACTTCCTGACGGAGGAAGAGGATACCGCGCGCATCCGGGCCGCCTACGGGGAAAGCTATGACCGCCTGGTGGATATCAAGACAGCGTGGGACCCGGGCAATCTGTTCCGGATGAACAAGAACATCCCTCCGCGTCCGTCCGCCCCGGGGGCGAGGGGAGAGGCCGCAACCTAG
- a CDS encoding xanthine dehydrogenase family protein molybdopterin-binding subunit encodes MNPRVVGAPTRRIEGREKVTGAARYTEDLRLPGMLHARLVLSPHPHARIRRIPREVALAVPGVEAVVTEADLPAGVGSRMMARDEVRYAGQPVAAVLAESEAAAADGAERLAAAVEYEVLPAVLTPEDAMRDGAPLVAPEAEAEEDDEEAGHATLAAEETAATAPSNVATRYRFTRGNIEEGFRQAAVVIERTYRTSRLHQAHLEPHATAAAVDPASGVVTVYSSTQGSFYVRGEVAEALGVSEQQVRVVPMTVGGGFGGKISLLEPLVAALAVAVRRPVRLVLTRREDFLLSNPGPECTIWLRTGAASDGALVALQARIVFDAGCQPGAPASIAAILLGGYYRAPHLDIESLEVLTHKAPNGAYRAPGAPQATFAIESQMDLMAQALGMDPVEFRLRNASRPGDPMPNGRPWPPMGLDEVLRALRDHPRWTSRPREPGTGYGVAVGGWPGGVESASACVRANPDGTFQVITGAVDLTGTATTFRAIAAEVLGVDPDSVRVVTADTDHAPYAGMSAGSKTTYTVGAAVKMAAEDARRQILSIAASELEARVDDLEIADGQVRVRGTPQKAIALAEIARKSMSFGARYAPIFGTGSIAAPRPSPGFAAHLARVRVDVETGQVRLLDYLVIQDVGFPINPAAVEGQMRGGAAQGIGWGLLEAMIYDRQGTLLTTTFADYPIPRAADVPPTDVVMVQVPSEAGPFGAKGVGEPPVVPGGAAIANAIADATGVRIYELPITPERLLRALREAAGQERDTGRGGLRSGR; translated from the coding sequence ATGAACCCACGGGTAGTCGGCGCGCCCACCAGGCGCATCGAGGGGCGCGAGAAAGTCACCGGGGCGGCCCGGTACACCGAGGACCTGCGCCTGCCGGGGATGCTGCACGCGCGGCTGGTGCTCAGTCCCCACCCCCACGCCCGCATCCGGCGCATTCCCCGCGAGGTGGCCCTGGCCGTGCCCGGCGTGGAGGCGGTGGTGACCGAAGCCGATCTGCCGGCCGGCGTCGGCAGCCGCATGATGGCCCGGGACGAGGTCCGCTACGCCGGCCAGCCGGTGGCGGCGGTCCTGGCGGAGTCGGAGGCGGCGGCCGCCGACGGCGCCGAGCGGCTGGCCGCGGCGGTGGAGTACGAGGTCCTGCCGGCGGTGCTCACGCCGGAAGACGCAATGCGGGACGGCGCGCCGCTGGTGGCCCCCGAGGCTGAGGCCGAAGAGGACGACGAGGAGGCCGGCCACGCCACGCTGGCGGCCGAGGAGACCGCGGCGACCGCGCCCAGCAACGTGGCCACCCGCTACCGCTTCACGCGCGGGAACATCGAGGAGGGCTTCCGGCAGGCCGCGGTGGTCATCGAGCGGACCTACCGGACGTCCCGCCTGCACCAGGCCCACCTGGAGCCCCACGCCACCGCGGCCGCCGTGGACCCCGCCAGCGGGGTGGTCACGGTCTACAGCTCCACCCAGGGGTCGTTCTACGTGCGCGGGGAGGTGGCCGAGGCCCTGGGCGTGTCCGAGCAGCAGGTGAGGGTGGTGCCCATGACGGTGGGCGGGGGTTTCGGCGGCAAGATCTCCCTGCTGGAGCCGCTGGTGGCCGCCCTGGCCGTGGCGGTGCGCCGTCCGGTCCGCCTGGTCCTCACCCGGAGGGAGGACTTCCTGCTGAGCAACCCGGGCCCGGAGTGCACCATCTGGCTGCGCACGGGCGCCGCATCGGATGGCGCGCTCGTCGCCCTGCAGGCGCGCATCGTCTTCGACGCCGGCTGCCAGCCGGGAGCGCCGGCGTCCATCGCCGCCATCCTGCTGGGCGGTTACTACCGGGCGCCGCACCTGGACATCGAGTCCCTGGAAGTCCTTACCCATAAGGCCCCCAACGGGGCGTACCGCGCCCCCGGCGCGCCCCAGGCCACGTTTGCCATCGAGTCGCAGATGGACCTGATGGCGCAGGCGCTGGGGATGGATCCGGTGGAGTTCCGCCTGCGCAACGCCTCGCGGCCGGGCGACCCCATGCCCAACGGCCGTCCGTGGCCGCCCATGGGGCTGGATGAGGTGCTGCGGGCCCTGCGCGACCACCCGCGGTGGACCTCCCGGCCCCGGGAGCCCGGCACCGGCTACGGGGTGGCGGTGGGAGGCTGGCCGGGGGGTGTGGAGTCCGCCAGCGCCTGCGTGCGGGCCAATCCCGACGGCACCTTCCAGGTCATCACGGGAGCGGTGGACCTCACCGGGACCGCCACCACGTTCCGGGCGATTGCCGCCGAGGTGCTGGGGGTGGACCCCGACAGCGTCCGGGTCGTCACCGCCGACACCGACCACGCGCCCTACGCCGGCATGTCCGCCGGCAGCAAGACCACCTACACGGTGGGCGCGGCGGTCAAGATGGCCGCCGAAGACGCGCGCCGGCAGATCCTCAGCATCGCCGCCAGCGAGCTGGAAGCCCGCGTGGACGACCTGGAGATCGCCGACGGCCAGGTGCGGGTGCGGGGCACGCCACAGAAGGCCATCGCCCTGGCGGAGATCGCCCGCAAGAGCATGTCCTTCGGAGCCCGCTACGCTCCGATCTTCGGCACCGGCTCCATCGCGGCTCCCCGCCCGTCGCCGGGTTTCGCCGCCCACCTGGCCCGGGTGCGTGTGGACGTGGAGACGGGACAGGTGCGGCTGCTGGACTACCTGGTGATCCAGGACGTGGGATTCCCCATCAACCCCGCGGCCGTGGAGGGCCAGATGCGCGGGGGGGCCGCCCAGGGCATCGGCTGGGGGCTGCTGGAGGCAATGATCTACGACAGGCAGGGCACGCTGCTGACCACCACGTTCGCCGACTACCCGATTCCTCGGGCCGCGGACGTGCCGCCCACCGACGTGGTGATGGTCCAGGTGCCATCGGAGGCCGGACCGTTCGGCGCCAAAGGCGTCGGCGAGCCGCCGGTGGTGCCGGGAGGGGCGGCCATCGCCAACGCCATCGCCGACGCCACCGGGGTGCGGATCTACGAGCTGCCCATCACTCCCGAGCGGCTGCTGCGGGCGCTGCGGGAGGCCGCCGGGCAGGAGCGGGACACCGGTCGGGGCGGCCTCAGATCCGGACGCTGA
- a CDS encoding DUF4127 family protein codes for MLVLVPLDDRPVTADLPAELARAAGARVRVPPRGLLGGRRRPADVRGVWAWLERWAAGADAAVVSVEMLCCGGLVASRQTQSPWRDVEPWLARLADLAARVPTYAFSVIPRSPAQPTEEDAAYWTSGDAASAHRHRQLFRTLHARLIEAAGRGVWRYLLVGQDDAAPGSPAAADRDALQALADARAPSRALVTTGADELAARLVARWLVDLTRTPLAVKTLYTFPAHAGRIPRYEAAPLDRTVAEHVASVGGRRAKRDADLLLWVHNFEDRQREARDQGGDLPAESLERALADVRDAVRRQQVVAVADVRFANGADRALVARLLREPSLAGVAAYAGWNTCSNALGSALAQAVVVALARRGALDGDEAAARRLLAARLLDDWAYQADVRVRLAAALRRRGGDPGGLGSHRAWCEEQAHRMLSERADALAPVFPQARVVVRRVAFPWDRLFEVRIDVAVIPGEAAARRAGRRQA; via the coding sequence GTGCTGGTCCTGGTACCCCTGGACGACCGGCCGGTGACGGCGGACCTGCCGGCCGAGCTGGCCCGGGCGGCGGGCGCGCGGGTGCGGGTACCGCCCCGCGGCCTGCTGGGCGGCCGCCGCCGGCCCGCCGATGTGCGCGGCGTGTGGGCCTGGCTGGAGAGGTGGGCCGCCGGGGCGGACGCCGCGGTGGTCTCGGTGGAGATGCTGTGCTGTGGCGGGCTGGTGGCATCCCGCCAGACCCAGTCCCCCTGGCGGGACGTGGAGCCGTGGCTGGCGCGGCTGGCGGACCTGGCGGCACGGGTGCCCACCTACGCATTCAGCGTCATCCCCCGCAGTCCCGCGCAGCCCACCGAGGAGGACGCGGCGTACTGGACATCGGGCGACGCCGCCTCTGCGCACCGCCATCGCCAGCTGTTCCGGACCCTTCACGCCCGCCTGATCGAGGCCGCCGGCCGGGGAGTGTGGCGGTACCTGCTGGTGGGTCAGGACGATGCCGCCCCCGGCAGTCCCGCCGCCGCCGACCGGGACGCCCTGCAGGCTCTGGCGGACGCCCGGGCGCCGTCCCGGGCGCTGGTGACCACCGGAGCCGACGAGCTGGCGGCGCGGCTTGTGGCCCGCTGGCTGGTGGATCTCACCCGGACCCCTCTCGCGGTGAAGACCCTCTACACGTTTCCCGCCCACGCCGGCCGCATCCCTCGCTACGAGGCCGCACCGCTGGACCGGACGGTGGCCGAGCACGTGGCCAGCGTCGGGGGCCGGCGGGCGAAGCGGGACGCCGACCTGCTGCTGTGGGTCCACAACTTCGAGGACCGTCAAAGAGAGGCCCGCGACCAGGGCGGGGACCTGCCGGCGGAGTCGCTGGAGCGGGCCCTGGCGGACGTCCGGGACGCCGTCCGCCGGCAGCAGGTGGTCGCGGTGGCCGACGTGCGGTTCGCCAACGGCGCGGACCGGGCGCTGGTGGCCCGGCTGCTCCGGGAGCCGTCGCTGGCCGGGGTGGCGGCGTATGCCGGATGGAACACCTGCTCCAACGCCCTGGGCTCGGCCCTGGCCCAGGCGGTGGTCGTCGCACTCGCGCGCCGGGGAGCGCTGGACGGCGATGAGGCGGCCGCCCGCCGGCTCCTGGCCGCCCGGCTGCTGGACGACTGGGCCTACCAGGCCGATGTGAGAGTCCGCCTGGCCGCCGCGCTCCGGCGGCGGGGAGGAGATCCCGGCGGGCTGGGGAGCCACCGGGCGTGGTGCGAGGAGCAGGCCCACAGGATGCTGTCAGAGAGGGCCGACGCTCTGGCTCCGGTGTTCCCGCAGGCGCGGGTGGTGGTGCGGCGGGTGGCTTTTCCCTGGGACAGGCTGTTTGAGGTCCGCATTGACGTCGCCGTGATCCCCGGGGAGGCGGCGGCCCGGCGCGCCGGCCGGAGGCAGGCATGA
- a CDS encoding DinB family protein produces the protein MTPTGREELAIQLLSGYPPEVGRWLWALQDVRRRYILRLVQGLDQRTLDWQGPDERENAIGSLLYHIALVEMSWLYYDLLLQPKLPADVASEFPYPMQTPDGRLTPVLGEPLQSHLARLARSRQVFLEAIRELSGDEWRRLRAPQGEDYAVTPEWVVFHLVEHEAGHAFQISSLKRRAARWFETGR, from the coding sequence ATGACCCCGACGGGCCGGGAAGAACTTGCGATCCAGCTCCTGTCCGGCTATCCCCCCGAGGTCGGGAGATGGCTGTGGGCCCTGCAGGACGTCCGCCGACGCTACATACTGCGTCTGGTCCAGGGACTGGACCAGCGCACCCTCGACTGGCAGGGTCCGGACGAGCGGGAGAACGCCATCGGCTCGTTGCTCTACCACATCGCCCTGGTGGAGATGAGCTGGCTGTACTACGACCTTCTGCTTCAGCCGAAGTTACCCGCGGATGTGGCGTCCGAGTTCCCCTATCCCATGCAGACTCCTGACGGACGCCTGACCCCGGTGCTCGGAGAGCCGCTTCAGTCGCACCTCGCGCGCCTGGCCCGCAGCCGACAGGTCTTCCTGGAGGCGATCAGGGAGCTCTCGGGAGATGAGTGGCGCCGCCTGCGCGCACCCCAGGGCGAGGACTACGCGGTCACTCCCGAGTGGGTAGTCTTCCACCTGGTCGAGCACGAGGCGGGGCACGCATTCCAGATCAGTTCGCTGAAGCGGCGGGCAGCCCGGTGGTTTGAGACCGGACGCTAG
- a CDS encoding deoxyguanosinetriphosphate triphosphohydrolase, with product MEYLVERQAREAQEEATLAPYATRSVGAARRYHEPPDRFRTEFQRDRDRVLHSTAFRRLQHKTQVFVVTEGDFYRTRLTHTLEVSQIARSIAAALGLNVDLVEAIALAHDLGHPPFGHAGEQELHALMADHGGFEHNLQSLRVVDELEVRYAHAPGLNLTWPVRQGIATHATIYDVPVVPPEFAGRAQPSLEAQVVDLADMIAYCTHDLDDALRIGLADEDDLAAKNIELWADAVRAADGLVARAEAARTQVELTLEEPRGERAAAFLPPGSRKRADVRIREAIRWMIGRLVEDAVVTTARRIAARGVRSADQAMDHPDRLVTLSDLLHQQLLQLAAYLRDVVYLHPDKLQMEQKARRVVRRLFEAFVAQPRLLPRVTQERLQRADVYRVVCDYIAGMTDRFALDVYTRLFETSGLSFGGGPRP from the coding sequence ATGGAGTACCTGGTGGAGCGGCAGGCGCGCGAGGCCCAGGAGGAGGCGACGCTGGCGCCCTACGCCACCCGCAGCGTCGGCGCCGCCCGACGCTACCACGAACCGCCGGACCGGTTCCGCACCGAGTTCCAGCGGGACCGGGACCGGGTGCTGCACTCCACGGCGTTCCGGCGCCTGCAGCACAAGACCCAGGTCTTCGTGGTCACCGAGGGCGACTTCTACCGCACGCGCCTGACCCACACCCTGGAGGTGAGCCAGATCGCCCGCAGCATCGCGGCGGCCCTGGGGTTGAACGTGGACCTGGTGGAGGCCATCGCCCTGGCCCACGACCTGGGCCACCCGCCCTTCGGCCACGCCGGCGAGCAGGAACTGCACGCGCTGATGGCGGACCACGGAGGATTCGAGCACAACCTGCAGTCCCTGCGGGTGGTGGACGAGCTGGAGGTGCGCTACGCCCACGCCCCGGGGTTGAACCTCACCTGGCCCGTCCGCCAGGGGATCGCCACCCACGCCACCATCTATGACGTGCCGGTGGTGCCGCCCGAGTTCGCGGGCCGGGCCCAGCCGTCGCTGGAGGCCCAGGTGGTGGACCTGGCCGACATGATCGCCTACTGCACCCACGACCTGGACGACGCGTTGCGCATCGGGCTGGCCGACGAGGACGACCTGGCGGCCAAGAACATCGAGCTGTGGGCCGACGCCGTGCGGGCCGCCGACGGGCTGGTGGCCCGGGCCGAGGCGGCCCGCACCCAGGTGGAGCTCACCCTGGAAGAGCCCCGGGGGGAGCGGGCGGCGGCGTTCCTGCCGCCGGGGTCGCGCAAGCGGGCGGACGTGCGCATCCGCGAGGCCATCCGGTGGATGATCGGCCGTCTGGTGGAAGATGCGGTGGTCACCACCGCCCGACGCATCGCGGCCCGCGGAGTGCGCTCGGCGGACCAGGCCATGGACCATCCGGACCGCCTGGTGACCCTCAGCGATCTGCTGCACCAGCAACTGCTGCAGCTGGCGGCCTACCTGCGGGACGTGGTGTACCTGCACCCCGACAAGCTGCAGATGGAGCAAAAGGCGCGGCGGGTGGTGCGCCGGCTGTTCGAGGCCTTCGTGGCGCAGCCCCGGCTGCTGCCGCGGGTGACCCAGGAGCGCCTGCAGCGGGCCGACGTATACCGGGTGGTCTGCGACTACATTGCGGGGATGACCGACCGGTTCGCCCTGGACGTCTACACCCGGCTGTTTGAGACGTCCGGTCTCAGCTTCGGCGGCGGGCCGCGGCCGTAG